GTGCCGGTGAGCACGCCGGCATCACTGCTCAGATAGCGGCTGCGCATGTCGTCCGTGCATTCCACCACCAGGTCGAACTGGCGGAATACGTCAAGGACATGGCCCGCATCCAGCGGCTCCTTCCAGAGTTGCACGCGGACCGTGGGATTGAGCGCCGCCACCCGGCGTGCCGCCAGCTCGGCCTTGTACTCGCCGACGTCGCGCGCGTCGTACATGGTCTGCCGATGCAGGTTGCTCGCGTCCAACCGGTCGCCATCGACGATGCCCAGCGTGCCCACGCCGGCACCGGCGAGGTAGCTGATCACCGGGCAACCCAGCCCGCCCGCACCGATCACCAGCACGCGTGACGCCGCGAGCTTGGCCTGCCCGGCCTCGCCCACTTCCTGCAACCGCGTCTGACGCGAGTAGTCGGGTACGAAGGGTTCCGCATGCGCGTGATGATGACCGTGATGACCTTCGTGCTCGTGCTCGTGTTCGTGCTCGCGATAGACATGCGTGCAGGCCACCCAGTCCGACTCGCCGGTGACGTAGTGCTCTTTCTTCCAGATCGGCAGGCGATGCTTGATCTCGTCGATGATGTAGCGGCAGGCTCGGAAGGCTTCGTCGCGATGCGGCGCGGAGGCGCCAACCCACACCGCCATGTCACCGATCTTCAGGTCGCCGGTGCGATGCACGCAGCGTGCGTCGGTGACGCCGTAGCGCGCGATGGCTTCGGCCACGATGCGCTCGCCTTCCGCGATGGCCAGCTCCGCATAAGCCTCGTAGGAAAGCCCGTCGACCTCGCGCCCTTCATTGCTGTTGCGCACCCAGCCCTCGAACGCGCAATAGCCGCCGCTGGCCGCGTGGCGAAGCAGGTCGCGCTGGGCCGCCAGGTCGACCGTGGCGCCGGATAGCTCGAAGCGGCTCATCCGCCGGCCACCGGTGGAATGAAGACGATGGTGTCGCCGTCGCGCAGCGGGCGATCCCAGGCGCTGAATTGCGTGTTCACCGCCACCTTCAACGCGTCGGCTGCCAGCGAGAAGCCGTGCGCGGCGCGCAGTTCCTCGTACAGATCGCGCAGCGAGGACGCCGTGGTGACGATCTGCTCGCCGCTCTTGCCGGCCTGCTCGCGCAACTGTGCGTAGTACTGAAGATTCACCACCGTCATGCCAATGACTCCAGGCGTTGTTGCATCGCTTCCCTTTCCTCGGGCGTGTTGACGTTGTCCAGCGCCGCGCCCGGCGCCGGCAACAATCGGGTGTGGGACTGGATCAGCGCCTTGCGCGGGCAGTAGCTGCCCTTCTCGTAGCGCTCGAGCAGCAGCGCATGGCTGCGTGGCTCCCAGATGGCGCACAGCGGTTCCGGCAGGCCGTCGTGGCTGCTGTTGAAGGCCGTGGCCGTGGCGTCGGGATCGCGCGCGGCGATCAGTCGGTCGAGCGTATCGTGGTCGAGCATGGGCAGATCACAGGCCAGTACCAGCCACGCCGCGTCCGGATAGCGCTGCTGCGCCGACAGGATGCCGGCCACGGGACCGACCGCGTCATAGGTGTCCACGATCTGCGGCAGACCGGCACGCAGCGGATCGTCGCGCTGGCTGTCGCGCACCGACACGAACGCGCGCTCGGTGACCGCGTCCAGCAAGCGCCAAGCACGCAGCAGCTGAGGCTCGCCACGATAAGGCAGTGCCGCCTTGTCCTGGCGCATGCGCTGGCTGGCGCCGCCGCTCAGCAGCAGACCATACAGCGGGGCGCGCGGGTGGCTCATGCCGACTCCCCTACGCCGAAATCGTGCTTGCCGCCGGTCTTGGCAACGAGGCGGATCTCGCTGATCACGATGTCATGCGACATCGCCTTGCACATGTCGTAGATGGTCAGCGCCGCCACGCTGGCGCCGGTGAGCGCCTCCATCTCCACGCCGGTGCGCCCGGCGCAGGACACGGTGCATTCGATCAGCGCGTCGGTGCCTTCCATGCGGATGCCGATGTCGCACTTGTCGATGCTCAGCGGATGGCACAGCGGGATCAGCTGCGGCGTCGCCTTGGCCCCCATCACCCCGGCAATCTGCGCCACGGTGAGCACCGCACCCTTGGGCGTGACGTAGCCCGCCTCGTGCAGGCGCCGGGCCACGTCGGCGGGAAAGCTCACCCGTGCGCGGGCCTGCGCGATGCGGCGGGTCACCGCCTTCGCGCCGACATCAACCATGCGCGGCTGCTGCTGGTCGTCGACATGGGAAAGCTGATCAGTCATGGGGGTCACGCGGTACTCCGAAGGGGTGCTCTATAAGGATTATCGGCCTGATGCGGGCGGGTGGAATTAAGAAACCGTCTACAAAACGGGCAAGCCCGCCCCGGCCGCCCATCAGCCCCCGATATAGTGCATTTCGATTTTGCGGGGCGCCTTGCCGTGGTGTTCCGCCCGCTCTTCGCTGTAGCGGTCGCGCCGGCGCAGCCATACGTCGCGCAGGAGCGTGGTCAGCGCCTCGTCGCTGGCGCCACCGCGCAGGGGGTGGCGGAAATCGGTGCCCCGGGTCGCGAACAGGCAGGTGTAGAGCATGCCCTCCGACGACAGGCGGGCCCGCGTGCAACCGCCGCAGAACGGCTGGCTGATGGACGAGATCATGCCGATCTCGCCCGCGCCGTCCTCGAAGCGATAGCGCGTGGCCACTTCGCCCGCATACTTCGGCGGTACGGCACGCAGGGGCCAGCGCCCGCCGATGCGCTGGATCAGCTCCGCCGAAGGCACCACGTCGTCCGGGCGCCAGTCGTTGCGGTTGCCCACGTCCATGTATTCGATGAAACGCACGACGATGCCACTGCCGCGGAAGCGTTCGACCAGGTCGATCACCGTGTGCTCGTTGACGCCGCGTTGCACCACGGTGTTGAGCTTGACGCCGTGCGGGAAACCGGCAGCGCGTGCGGCCTCGATGCCTTCGAGCACCTCATCCAGCGCGCCGCGGCCGCCGCTCATGCGGTGGAACAGCGCGGGGTCCAGCGTATCCAGGCTGACGGTGACCCGGTCCAGGCCCGCGTCGCGCAGCTCGCCGGCCTGCCGCGACAGCAGCACGCCATTGGTGGTGAGCGCCAGATCGGTGATGCCCTCGATCCTGCGCAAACGAGCCACCAGCTCGGCCAGATGCGGGCGCAGCAAGGGCTCGCCACCGGTCAGGCGCAACTTGCTCACGCCCAGCGTCGCGGCGAGCCGGCACAGCCGCTCGATCTCGTCGAAACTCAGGCGCTCGTCGTTGCGTAGAAAGGTGAAATGCTCGCCGTAGGTCGACTCGGGCATGCAGTACGGGCAACGGAAATTGCAGCGATCCATCACCGAGATGCGCAGGTCGTGCAGCGGCCGACCCAGCTGGTCGACCGGCAGCGCGGCAGTCTCGTTGAGGGCATCCATCGCGTTCATGTCACCACCGGTAGAAAACGGCTGCCGCACCTGCCGTCGCCCTTCCCGGCCCCGGCGGCAGCTGCACAAAGCCATGCGTGCGCGGCAGGGAGGAAAAATCGCCCGACGTGCGTGAAGGTACCGGATAGGCCACCAGGCGGCCCATGGCGTCGCTCTCCACTCGGGCGGGCACAAAGCTGGCCAGCGTCGGGTTGGTATCCACGTCCTGGTCGAGGCAGACATATTCCGGCGCAGGCCTGGCCATGCCCTGTGCCTGGCGCAAGGCTGGCCGCGCGTAGCGCGTGGCGCATACCAGCGCCGATACCGGGTTGCCAGGCAAGGCGAACACCGCCTGCCCACGCGGCCCGATGCCGAACCACATCGGCTTGCCCGGCTTCTGCGCGATGCGATGGAATACCTTGCGCACGCCCTGCGCGGCCAGCGCGGCCGGCACGTAGTCGCGCTGGCCCATGGATACGCCACCGGAAAGCAGCAGCACGTCATGCCGTTCGAGCAGATGGGCGATGCGCTCACGCGTGGCGGTTTCATCGTCGACGATATGCTCCATCGCCACCCGATCGAAACCATCCATGCGCAGCGCGGTGCGCACCGCCGTGTCGTTGGAGCGGCGGATCTGGCCTTCGCCCAGCGGCGCGCCGACGTCCACCAGCTCATCGCCGGTCGACACGATGGCGATCGAAGGCATGGCCGCCACCTCGACGCTGGCGACGCCGTTGGCCGCCAGCAGGGCCATTTCGGCGGGCCCCAGGCGCATGCCGGGCGACAGCAGCAGCGTTCCCTGCACGCAGTCCGAGCCGCGCCGGTGGATGAACTGACCGGCGAACGGATGGCAGTCGTCCGCCAGCACGACGTCGTCGCCGTCGCGACGCAGTTGCTCGACCGGAATCACGCAATCGCTGCCGGCTGGCAGCATGGCGCCGGTGGTGACTTCCAGGCAGCTGCCTTCGCCGGGCAAGGATTGCATCCGCATGCCGGCCATCTGTGCCCCGGCCACCCGCAGGCGGCGCGGCAAGGCATCGGACCAGTGAGTGGCGATGCCGTCCATCATCACGCGGTCGAACGGGGGATGGTCGTGCTCGGCATGCACGGCCTGCCGGAGTACCCGCCCTGCTGCATCGTCCAAACGTACGCGCTCACTGCCAAACGTGGGCATATGTTCGGCGATCAAGGCTTCCGCCTGACTGACGCTGATCAATTCGCTCATGGTCCCGATCATGCAAGGAAGAAGGGTCGCACGCCGCTGAGCATAGCGCGCCCGTCAAAGACCCAGCGCAACGGCCTTCACCTGCGCCCATGCGGCACTGCCCGGAGCCAACGCCAGGGCGTGCCACGAGCGACGCGTGATGCGCGCCAGCAGCATGCAGCCGCCCACGTCCAGTTGCACGAGCACCTGCGAGGGATGATCCGCATCGGCCACGGCAATGATCCGGCACGGCAGTTGGTTGAGCGCACTGGTGTGGTCATGCGCGGCATTGGTCAGCACCACGTCGCGCGCACCGATGCGGCAACGCAGTCGCTGGCCCACCTTTTCGTGGCGATACGGCAGCCACAACCGTCCGCCCGCAAATTCCAACGCAATCAGCTGGTCGTGCGCGTCGTAGTCGACCACCTGCCCTTCGATCACCGCCCCCACCGCCTCGCCCAGGGCTGGCGGCAGGTCCAGGCGGGTCAGGGTGTCCTGCAACGGGCCCTGCGCGACCACGTGGCCGGCCTCCATCAGCACCAGGTGATCGGCCAGGCGTGCCACCTCGTCCACGTTGTGGCTCACGTAGACCATCGGCACGCGCAACGTGGCGTGCAACGATTCCAGACAGCCCAGCAGGTCGCTGCGGGCCGTGCCGTCCAGCGCCGACAGGGGTTCGTCGAACAGCAGCAACGCGGGGTCGGACAACAGCGCCCGCACCATCGACACGCGCTGGCGCTCGCCACCGGACAGCGTGCCGACACGGCGTTCCAGCAGGGCACGCAAACCGAAGCGGTCGATCAGGCCGTCGCGATCCAGATGAGCGGGCCGCCCGGCCCGGCGATAACCGAAATCCAGGTTGCCGGCCACGGTGCGATGGCTGAACAGGCTGGGTTCCTGGAACACATAGCCGATACGGCGGCGATGCGTCGGCACGAACACACGATGCAAGCTGTCCTGCCACACGGACTGGCCAAAGCTCACCCGGCCCACCGCATCGGGCTCAAGGCCGGCGATGGCGCGCAGGCAACTCGTCTTGCCCGCCCCGGAGGGCCCGAACAGGGCCGTGATGCCCTGCGGCGGCAGGGCCAGGTCGACATCGAAGGCCAGCGCCCCGCGGCGCCAGGCGAGCTTGGCCGCCAGCCCGTGCGACTCAGTCATGCGCCTGCCTGCGTGTGCGCAGCAGCGACATGGCGAGCAGCGCCAGGAACGACACCGCCAGCAGGCACAGCGAAAGCACGTTCGCCTGGTGGTACTCGCCCGCCTGCACGTGGTCGTAGATGCGCATGGACAGCACGCGCGTCTGGCCCGGGATGTTGCCGCCGATCATCAGCACCACGCCGAACTCGCCCACGGTATGCGCAAAACCCAGCACCGCCGCCGTGGCGACGCCGGGCAAGGCAAGCGGCAAGGCGACGTTGAAGAAGCGATCCAGCGGCCCGGCACGCAGGCAGGCAGCCGCCTCCAGCGGGCGGTTGCCCACGGCCTCGAAGGCGTTGTGCAGCGGCTGCACCACGAACGGCAGCGAATAGATCATGGAGGCGACGACCAGCCCCTTGAACGTGAACGGCAAGGTCGCCAGCCCGAGCGCGGCCATGGCCTGCCCCACGACGCCATCGGGCCCCAGCAGCATCAGCAGATAAAAACCCAGCACGGTCGGCGGCAGTACCAGCGGCAAGGCGACCACGGCGGCGATGGGGCGCCGCCAGCGCGACCGCGTGTGTGCCAGCCACCACGCCAACGGCATGCCGAGCACCAGGAGCAGCACGGTGACTGTCGTCGCCAGCCGCAGGGTCAGGCCGAGTGCCTCGATGTCCGATGGGGTTAGCAGGGCCATGGACGCGACTCAGTTCGCTCCGTCATCGGGAAGGTTGAATCCGTAGTGCGAAAGAATGGCCTTGGCCTGCTCGCCCTGCACGTAGCGCGCAAAGTCCTGCGCCAGCGCATTGCTGGCGCCGCGCCGGGTGATGACAAAACTTTGCTTCAGCGGCTCGTAGAGCGATGGCGGCACCGGCATGGAGGTGCCTTTGACCGACGAGTTGATCACCAGCGATTCGGCCACCAGCCCCACCTGCGCGTTGCCACTCTGCGCGAACTGTGCGGTCTGCGCGATGTTGTCGCCATACACCAGCCGCGACTGCAGCTTGTCCCACACGCCTGCCGCGCGCAGCGCCTGCTCGGCGCGCTTGCCGTAGGGCGCATGCTGCGGATTGGCGATGGCGATGCGCCCGAACCTGGGCTCAGCCAGGTCCACGACTTGTACGCCGCGCATGTCGATGCTCGCGCTCCACATCACCAGATGGCCCAGCGCATAAGGCACCGGCGTGCCGCCTGCCTTGCCATGCTCCACCAGCTGTTGGGGATAGCTGCTGTCGGCGGAAAAGAAGATCTCGAACGGGGCGCCCTGCTCGATCTGGGTCAGCAGATTGCCGGAGGAACCATACGTCACGTCGATCTTGCTGTCGGGATGCTCATGGCGATAGGCCGCCACCACGTCGTCCAGCGCTTGGTGCAGGTCGGCCGCCGCGGCCACCGTGATGTGCCCGTCGGCAGGCGTGGCCAGCGATGCCGATGCCCAGGCCGCACCCAAAACGAGCAAACCCCGCAACAGCCCGCGCCTCATCGTGTCGCTCCTTTCAACTGGTCGGTCGATGGGTCCGAGAGTAGCCCAGGCCCGTGTGCGGCCGTGTTCATTTGGCGCGACGGTGACGCACGCTGTCACGCACGTCGATATCGAACAACAACTCAAGCGGCTCGCCCGCGCCACTTTCCAGCACAAAGGTAAGCCCCTCGCGTGTGGGCAAGGTCGCGGCGTGGGCGCGCACGGAGGCCTCCGGCACGTCGATGGACCACGCATCCGGCGCGCCACTGAAGCGCGCAACCGCACCGGCCACGGTGCGCAGCGTGCATGACCATGACAGGGTGTGCGTGAAACGTGTGCGGGCAACCACCGGCTGGCCACTCAGCAAGGCAGCCAGTTCGTCTTCGACGATGCGCACGCGCAGGCTCTGCCCTTCGATCTGCAATTTCATAGTGCGACTCCTGATGGATCCGGCCCGGCAAGTGCGGGCGCCCCGGCATGCACGCCGACGACTACCACCCGCGCCCCCGCCGCCACGCTACCCACGTCCTCCGGCAGCACCACCCAGGCACCGGCCTGGGCAAATGGCAGGATGCGGAACGGCTGCTGCTGCGCCAGCACCTGCGCGTGAAGCCGCCCCTCCCCGTCCTGCGTCACGGTGGCGCGCAGGAAATGACGCAGGCCCGGCTTGGGCTGCTGCGGCGTGTCGAGGATGGCACGCCACGCCGGTTCCGCGGCCTGCCCGCGCATGGCCCGCAACACCGGGGCGATGAAGAAGCGCAGCCCGACAGCAACGGCCATGGGCGTACCCGGCAAGGCGAACACCATGGCGTCACCCAGCACGGCCGCCAGCTGCGGCTTGCCCGGGCGAATGGCCACCTTGTGGAACAACACCGTCGCGCCAAGTTCCATCAGCGCCTCCGGCACAAAGTCGTAGCGCCCCATGGATACCGCGCCGGTACTCACGATCAGGTCGGCCCCGGCCTGTCGCGCTCGCTGCATGGCGCTCACGAAGGGTGGGCCCGTGTCATCGACGGTTTCGCAGGACAACACCTGCGCTCCCATCGAGGCACAGGCGGCAACCAGGTACGGGCCATTGGAGCCATAGATCTCGCCATCACCCAATGGCTTCGACGGATCGCACTGCAACTCCTTGCCGGTGCAGATGATGGCCACTTTCGGCGCGCGCACCACTTCCACGGTGGCGATGCCAAGCGCCGCGGACAGCATAAGGTGATTGGCCTGGATCGACGTGCCCGCAGCCACCACCACCGCGCCCTTCGCCACGTCGCTTCCGGCATAGCGAACATTGGCCGCCGGCATCAGCGTTTCGAGCAGGCGGATACGTGCGGGCGAGCCATCGCTCCTGCGCTCCAGCAACTCGGTGCGCTCCACCGGCACCACGGTGTCGAGCCCGTCGGGAAGACGCGCGCCGGTCATGATCTCCCATGCCATGCCCGCCGACGCGTGGTGGGCGTCGCCGGCCGCCTGCGAGCCCTGCACCGCGTGTTCGGAGCCCGCCTGCCATGGCTGCGTGGCGTGCAAGGCGTACCCATCCATCGCCGAGTGGTCGAACGATGGCAGGTCCATCGGGCTCACCACGTCGCCGGCCAGCACCTTGCCCAGTGCGTCGCCCACGGGGCAGGACACCGCGTCGAGAGGCCTGGCGTGTCGCAGGAGTTCGTGCAGGGCGTCGGCGTAAGCGATCATGCGGGGGCGTGGCCTGGGTCGTCGTGCGGGCGGGAACCCGTGCGGACATGCTCGGCGCGGCAGGCGTCGCATGCAAGGGTTCAACGTACATTGATAGGATGCGTGGCGTCGACCGGCACACGCCGTTTCCGGTTGCGGCGTGACGCCGCTGTCGCCAGAGGAACCGCCAGACCATGCCCGAGCGCGAAGAAACCTCACCCGGCTACGCCGTCCGCCCCATTGACCGCTGGCGGCATGGCGGATCCACACACGAAGAGGACTTTGTCGCCGAGGAGGTACCCGTCGCCATGGTCTACAACGGCGCGACCTTCGCCGTGATGATGGCCTCGCCCCATGACCTGGACGATTTCGCGCTGGGTTTCTCCCTGACCGAACGCCTGGTCGGCGACGCCTCGCAGTTGTTGCAGTTGGAGACGCACACCCTGCTCGAGGGCATCGAGCTGGCGATCAAGGTCACCGACAGCGCACCGGGCGCGCATCTGGACAAGGAGCGGGAACGCCTGCTGCCTGGGCGCAGTGGCTGCGGCATCTGCGGCACGCGCGACCTGGAAAACGCCGTGCGCCACG
This genomic interval from Dyella japonica A8 contains the following:
- a CDS encoding molybdopterin molybdotransferase MoeA, coding for MSELISVSQAEALIAEHMPTFGSERVRLDDAAGRVLRQAVHAEHDHPPFDRVMMDGIATHWSDALPRRLRVAGAQMAGMRMQSLPGEGSCLEVTTGAMLPAGSDCVIPVEQLRRDGDDVVLADDCHPFAGQFIHRRGSDCVQGTLLLSPGMRLGPAEMALLAANGVASVEVAAMPSIAIVSTGDELVDVGAPLGEGQIRRSNDTAVRTALRMDGFDRVAMEHIVDDETATRERIAHLLERHDVLLLSGGVSMGQRDYVPAALAAQGVRKVFHRIAQKPGKPMWFGIGPRGQAVFALPGNPVSALVCATRYARPALRQAQGMARPAPEYVCLDQDVDTNPTLASFVPARVESDAMGRLVAYPVPSRTSGDFSSLPRTHGFVQLPPGPGRATAGAAAVFYRW
- a CDS encoding MoaD/ThiS family protein codes for the protein MTVVNLQYYAQLREQAGKSGEQIVTTASSLRDLYEELRAAHGFSLAADALKVAVNTQFSAWDRPLRDGDTIVFIPPVAGG
- the modB gene encoding molybdate ABC transporter permease subunit, with translation MALLTPSDIEALGLTLRLATTVTVLLLVLGMPLAWWLAHTRSRWRRPIAAVVALPLVLPPTVLGFYLLMLLGPDGVVGQAMAALGLATLPFTFKGLVVASMIYSLPFVVQPLHNAFEAVGNRPLEAAACLRAGPLDRFFNVALPLALPGVATAAVLGFAHTVGEFGVVLMIGGNIPGQTRVLSMRIYDHVQAGEYHQANVLSLCLLAVSFLALLAMSLLRTRRQAHD
- the modC gene encoding molybdenum ABC transporter ATP-binding protein is translated as MTESHGLAAKLAWRRGALAFDVDLALPPQGITALFGPSGAGKTSCLRAIAGLEPDAVGRVSFGQSVWQDSLHRVFVPTHRRRIGYVFQEPSLFSHRTVAGNLDFGYRRAGRPAHLDRDGLIDRFGLRALLERRVGTLSGGERQRVSMVRALLSDPALLLFDEPLSALDGTARSDLLGCLESLHATLRVPMVYVSHNVDEVARLADHLVLMEAGHVVAQGPLQDTLTRLDLPPALGEAVGAVIEGQVVDYDAHDQLIALEFAGGRLWLPYRHEKVGQRLRCRIGARDVVLTNAAHDHTSALNQLPCRIIAVADADHPSQVLVQLDVGGCMLLARITRRSWHALALAPGSAAWAQVKAVALGL
- a CDS encoding molybdopterin molybdotransferase MoeA; this translates as MIAYADALHELLRHARPLDAVSCPVGDALGKVLAGDVVSPMDLPSFDHSAMDGYALHATQPWQAGSEHAVQGSQAAGDAHHASAGMAWEIMTGARLPDGLDTVVPVERTELLERRSDGSPARIRLLETLMPAANVRYAGSDVAKGAVVVAAGTSIQANHLMLSAALGIATVEVVRAPKVAIICTGKELQCDPSKPLGDGEIYGSNGPYLVAACASMGAQVLSCETVDDTGPPFVSAMQRARQAGADLIVSTGAVSMGRYDFVPEALMELGATVLFHKVAIRPGKPQLAAVLGDAMVFALPGTPMAVAVGLRFFIAPVLRAMRGQAAEPAWRAILDTPQQPKPGLRHFLRATVTQDGEGRLHAQVLAQQQPFRILPFAQAGAWVVLPEDVGSVAAGARVVVVGVHAGAPALAGPDPSGVAL
- the moaC gene encoding cyclic pyranopterin monophosphate synthase MoaC; translated protein: MTDQLSHVDDQQQPRMVDVGAKAVTRRIAQARARVSFPADVARRLHEAGYVTPKGAVLTVAQIAGVMGAKATPQLIPLCHPLSIDKCDIGIRMEGTDALIECTVSCAGRTGVEMEALTGASVAALTIYDMCKAMSHDIVISEIRLVAKTGGKHDFGVGESA
- the moaA gene encoding GTP 3',8-cyclase MoaA — protein: MDALNETAALPVDQLGRPLHDLRISVMDRCNFRCPYCMPESTYGEHFTFLRNDERLSFDEIERLCRLAATLGVSKLRLTGGEPLLRPHLAELVARLRRIEGITDLALTTNGVLLSRQAGELRDAGLDRVTVSLDTLDPALFHRMSGGRGALDEVLEGIEAARAAGFPHGVKLNTVVQRGVNEHTVIDLVERFRGSGIVVRFIEYMDVGNRNDWRPDDVVPSAELIQRIGGRWPLRAVPPKYAGEVATRYRFEDGAGEIGMISSISQPFCGGCTRARLSSEGMLYTCLFATRGTDFRHPLRGGASDEALTTLLRDVWLRRRDRYSEERAEHHGKAPRKIEMHYIGG
- a CDS encoding NTP transferase domain-containing protein; protein product: MSHPRAPLYGLLLSGGASQRMRQDKAALPYRGEPQLLRAWRLLDAVTERAFVSVRDSQRDDPLRAGLPQIVDTYDAVGPVAGILSAQQRYPDAAWLVLACDLPMLDHDTLDRLIAARDPDATATAFNSSHDGLPEPLCAIWEPRSHALLLERYEKGSYCPRKALIQSHTRLLPAPGAALDNVNTPEEREAMQQRLESLA
- a CDS encoding ThiF family adenylyltransferase — its product is MSRFELSGATVDLAAQRDLLRHAASGGYCAFEGWVRNSNEGREVDGLSYEAYAELAIAEGERIVAEAIARYGVTDARCVHRTGDLKIGDMAVWVGASAPHRDEAFRACRYIIDEIKHRLPIWKKEHYVTGESDWVACTHVYREHEHEHEHEGHHGHHHAHAEPFVPDYSRQTRLQEVGEAGQAKLAASRVLVIGAGGLGCPVISYLAGAGVGTLGIVDGDRLDASNLHRQTMYDARDVGEYKAELAARRVAALNPTVRVQLWKEPLDAGHVLDVFRQFDLVVECTDDMRSRYLSSDAGVLTGTPLILASIYQYEGQLQFVSGRPGTPCLRCLWPQEPTPESVGSCALSGVLGPVPGVLGAMQATEALKLLLGLPQPQAGALSLVNLIDLSIQHLPIDVAHGCAEHGGCVEVARQALARTSEEDDVDLVFDRLEDAIAAGYLVVDVREPEELASDPMPVVAALHLPSAQVSGRACEFAEGRYLLVCASGRRSAHAARLLRGEGVRSVYSLTGGLNALRVAG
- the modA gene encoding molybdate ABC transporter substrate-binding protein, translated to MRRGLLRGLLVLGAAWASASLATPADGHITVAAAADLHQALDDVVAAYRHEHPDSKIDVTYGSSGNLLTQIEQGAPFEIFFSADSSYPQQLVEHGKAGGTPVPYALGHLVMWSASIDMRGVQVVDLAEPRFGRIAIANPQHAPYGKRAEQALRAAGVWDKLQSRLVYGDNIAQTAQFAQSGNAQVGLVAESLVINSSVKGTSMPVPPSLYEPLKQSFVITRRGASNALAQDFARYVQGEQAKAILSHYGFNLPDDGAN